GAATCCATTTGATCGCTTCGTGAGGGGCCATATGGCATTCCAAGACGGAGAAGTGAAGGTGTATCCGAATGGTCTGGATAAGTCAGGGTCTGTCGCTTCTTTGGCGGGGACAAACGTACTCATCATTTTGCCCGCCGGGACAAGAGGATACGAAAAGGGGATGAAAGTGAGTGCTCTCCTCCTTGAAGACCAAGAAGGATCCGCATCATACCGTTACAAAGAAACGGGAAAGGGGAATGGACGTGAAAGAAGTACTTTTTAACGTGACAGACGAACCGATCGAGCTTCAAGAGCTGGTGGATAAGGTTACGAGAAGAGAAGCAGGGGCTGTCACGACGTTTATCGGAACGGTCCGGGAATGGACAAAAGGGAAGAAGACCGTTTATCTGGAGTACCAGGCGTATAAACCGATGGCGATCAAGATGCTGCAAACGATCGGAGATGAAATCCAAGCCAAATGGCCAAACACCATCGTTGCGATTACACACCGTGTCGGAAGACTCGATATTTCAGACATTGCCGTGATCATCGCTGTTTCATCCCCCCACCGAAAGGCTTCTTATGAAGCGAATGAATACGCGATTGAACGGATAAAGCAAATCGTGCCGATATGGAAGAAGGAGCACTGGGAAGACGGGGAAACGTGGATTGGCGATCAATTGGAGAATGTTCCATATCCGGAAGGAAAACCTAAGATAAAGGATGAAACCCAATGATAACAGTATTACTTTTTGCCCACCTGCAGGAAGAAGCAGGCACTGACAAGCTCTCATTACCAATGGACGGGGTGACGATTGAAGAATTGAAGGCTGAGCTTCAAAACACCCACCATCTCACACGTTTGGATGCTGTAATGGCAGCAATCAATGAAGAATACGCAGGAAATGAAGATACAGTCCAATCAGGTGACACCGTGGCATTGATTCCACCTGTAAGCGGCGGATGATGAGGAGGGAAAGACATGCTGAAAGAACATAGAAGAAAGTCTCCGAAAATCGTTCAGTGTGGAATCATCACAGTAAGCG
The nucleotide sequence above comes from Bacillus sp. KH172YL63. Encoded proteins:
- the moaD gene encoding molybdopterin converting factor subunit 1; this translates as MITVLLFAHLQEEAGTDKLSLPMDGVTIEELKAELQNTHHLTRLDAVMAAINEEYAGNEDTVQSGDTVALIPPVSGG
- a CDS encoding molybdenum cofactor biosynthesis protein MoaE; translation: MKEVLFNVTDEPIELQELVDKVTRREAGAVTTFIGTVREWTKGKKTVYLEYQAYKPMAIKMLQTIGDEIQAKWPNTIVAITHRVGRLDISDIAVIIAVSSPHRKASYEANEYAIERIKQIVPIWKKEHWEDGETWIGDQLENVPYPEGKPKIKDETQ